CAGCCGATCCAAAGCCGCTCCCAACCGCGCCGCCAGGCATTCTGTCAGGCATTCTGCCAAGCCGGCGCGGCGCGGGGCGTCCGACGGCGGCGCCAAGGAGAGCGCAAAAACGATCCGCGACCTGCGGAGCAAGCTGAAGGCGGCCTTGCTGCGGGTTGCGGAACTCGAAGACGCTGCCGATACCGATTTCCTGCTCGAGATTCCGAACCGGCGCGGTTTCGAGCGCGAGCTCGTGCGCGCCATCGCCTACATGAAGCGCTATCGCGCCAGCGGCGCGCTGATCGTGCTCGACGTCGACCGCCTCAAACCGATCAATGATTCCTACGGCCATGCGGCCGGAGACGAGGTGCTCAAGGCGATCGCGGCCACGCTGACGCGGCAGGTCCGCGCTTCTGACGTAGTCGGCCGGCTCGGCGGCGACGAGTTCGCGCTGCTGCTCTGGAATCTCAGCGAGACCGATGCCAAGGCCAAAGCCGCGGCCCTCGAGCAGGCGATCGACGAATTGTCCTTCAGCTTTCGCGGCCAGGGCGTGACCGCGGGCGCATCCGCCGGCGTTGCACTGCTCGGAGCGCAGTCCGATGCAGGCCGCGCCCTTGAGGAAGCAGATGCCGCCATGTATGTGCGCAAGGCGCGCCGGCGGCACGAGCCGCGGATCAGGCTCGTGAGTAGCTGAGCATGATCCGGAAAAGTGTGCAGCGGTTTTCCGGACAGATCATGCTCAAACAATAATCCTCTAAAGCGTCGCGAGATCTTCCGGCACGTTGCCGAATTTGCGCAGCAGCGTGGCGTCGCCGAATTCGCCGGTCATGGGATCGCCGCTGCGGCTGAACGCGACCGCACCGATATGGCCTGCAACGTGCGCCATGATCTCGGCGCGCCGCAACGCGGCCGTCGAGCTCTGGCATTCCTCCGCGGTGCCTGCGACCGGCGATCCGTCGGCATCGATCAGGAAGGGCATTGCAACGTAGTAGGTCACGTCCGACATGGCGTTGCTCCGGGAATAAAATCAGGCGGCGCTGCTGCTCCGTATCTTGCTGCGTGAGGTCTCTGGAATGCAGCCAGCGGAAATCGCCGCCTGCAATTCCTCGAGCTCGGCTTCGAGATATTCATTGGCCATGATCAGCGCCTTGATGGTGCTGCGCAGATTGCCGTCGCACATCGCGATCGCCTGATCGCAGGCCTGTTCATAATGGCTGTTGTCGAGAAGGGCGGTTGCCGACATCTGCGTTGTCCTCGTGTGGACTCCTTGCGGAGCCCTTGGGCGTTTCCTGGGGGCGTAGGGTGCTTGAATGTTCCTATTTTGTTCTTTTGGAGTCAAGCGGATTCAGAGGCCCGCAAGGCCGCCGCCAAACGAAACGCCGGCGCAGGTCAGGCGATGATGTCGGGTGTGATCTGGTCTTCGATGAACGCGATGCGGTCGCGCAGTAACAGCTTGCGCTTCTTCAAACGCTGCAAGCGCAACAGGTCGGGGGCGGGCGATTGATGCAGTGCATCGATCGCCGCATCGAGATCTCGGTGTTCCTGCTGCAACCGGGTGAGCTCGGCTTCGAGCTCACGCTCGTCTTCATTGGTCATGTCTGCGGTGGCCGAAAACCGATGGGCTTGAGATTAAGGCTGTGGATGCCCTGTGGAAATTATCGTCCTTGCGCGGCGTGATCGCAAGCGATCTCGGGCCGTTGCTCACCGATCTCCCGCGAGATATTTCAGCGATTCGCGGCAGCGCTGCGCAAGCGCATTGATATCATGGATTTTTCCAGCGCGGTTCCTTACTCACCGTTCGTTACATATGAATTTTCAAAAATGAAGCTGAGACGACGGATAGATATCGACAGAACGAATCGGTGATGTAGAGTTGCGCGTCCGGATCGAATCCTGAGGTTCACCCCTACCGAGGAGGTTTCGAATGACAATTCAGGCACATCTGGTTGAATTGGAGCGGAAGCACAAACTTCTCGAAAACGAATTGCACGAAGCTCTCGTGCACCTTTCAACAGACGACCTGCAAATTGTTGAGTTGAAGCGCCGGAAGTTGATGGTCAAGGACCAGATCGAGCGTCTGAAGCAAGGCGATACGCTCCACTAGTAACCCCCGTAACAGCATTGAGTTGACCGCACCCTTTCACGCAGGGATGGACGCTGTTGCGCTCGTCCCTGCCGGAAGGTGCGACACCGCGCAAGCAAGGATGTTTGCGCGACGCTTAGAGTCCTGCAAGCTCGGCGACGTGATCGGCGATCGCGAGCGACGACGTCAGTCCCGGCGATTCGATGCCGAACAGATTGACCAGACCTTCGACGCCGTGATCGAGCGGGCCTTGCATCAGAAAATCCTGCGTGGCAACCGCGGGCGGCACGATCTTCGGGCGAATGCCCGAATAGCTCGGCATCAGCGCGCCGTCAGGCAGCGTCGGCCAATATTTGCGGATCGCCGGATAGAAGCGCTCGGCGCGTGACGGGTCGACCTCGTAATTGATCGTCTCGATCCATTCGACGTCGGGGCCGAAACGCGCCTGCCCTGCCATGTCCAGCGTCAGATGCACGCCAAGCCCGCCAGGCTCCGGCACCGGATAGATCAGGCGCGAGAACGGCGCCTTCGCGTTGCAGCTGAAATAGTTTCCCTTGGCGAGATAGGCCGGCGGAATCCGGTCGATCGGCATGCCGTCGATGAGACGCGCCACCGTGGTTGCCGAAAGCCCCGCGGCATTGACGAGCAGGCTGCACTGCAAGGTCATCGGCGCTTCGCCGCCGGCGTCGATCTCGATCACGCCGCCGGCCGCCTTGGCGCGGATCAGCGGCGTGTGAAACGCGAAAGCCGCGCCGGATTCCTCGGCCTCGCCGCGCAGCGACAGCATGTAGGCGTGGCTGTCGATGATGCCGGTCGAGGGCGAGAGCAGCGCGGCGTCGCAGGCCAGCGCCGGCTCCAGCTCGCGTGCGGCCTCGCCTGACAGCAGCTGCATGTCGAGCACCCCATTGGCCTCGGCATGCGCCTTGATCGATTGCAGCTTCTCGGTCTCTTTCGGACTGGTCGCGACGATCAGCTTGCCGCAATTCTTGTGCGGGATGCCGCGCTCGGTGCAGTAGCGGTAGAGCGCGTGCTTGCCGCTGACGCACATGCGCGCCATCCAGCTGCCGGCGCGGTAGTAGATGCCGGCATGGATCACCTCGCTGTTGCGCGAGGAGGTGACGGTGCCGATCGCCTCGGCCGCCTCCAGCACGATGACCTCGCGCCCGGCCTGGGCGAGCTTTCGCGCCACCGCGAGCCCGACCACGCCGGCTCCGATGACGACACAGTCGACCCTATCCATGGTTGTGCAGCATGTCCGCTGGAAGCGCTGGTGGCATCAAACCCGGCTGCAACGGCGCGGGGCCGTTGTCCGTTAAGGAAGCATTTATCATGTCAGGGCAATTGCCGTATTTCACGTCACATTTTTCTGTTGCGCGTACAGGCGTTTACCCGATCCAAACCCGCGAGGCCAGACAATCCGACGTTGAAATCGCGGGTGGCTGATGGCTGAGAAGAACTGGCACGTGGGCAGCACGCTTCCGATTGCCGTGCAGGCCGTGCTGTGCCTGGCCGGCGCGGTGGCGCCCGCGCGCGCCTATGCGCTCTCGGACAGCTTCGCCCCGCCGAGCTATCTCGGCCAGCTCGATCCGAGCGTGGTCTGGGAGGCCCTGATCGCGGGCATCGCGATCTGCGCGTTCCTCGCCGCCATTGTGCTCTGGATCCATTCCTCGCTGCGGCGGACGAGGCGCCTGCAACTGCGGCGCAATGCCTTCGTCTCCTCCGCCATGAACAATCTCAACCAGGGCGTGGTGATGACGGATGCGCAGCGGCGCATCATCTTCTGCAACGACCGCTATCTGGAGATCTACGGCCTGACCCGGTCGGATCTCCGCGCCGGCATGACCGGCTACGACATCCTCGAGCTCAGGCGCAAGCGCGGGGTGCTCGGCGGCGTCTCCGACGAGGAGTTCTACGAAAAGGCGGCGAGCCCCAACGGCCTGGTCACCGAGCTGCCGGACAACCGAGCCATCCTGGTCAAATATTTCATCCTGCCGAACGGCGGGTCGGTGGCGACCCATCTCGATGTCAGCGAGCAGCGCAAGCTGTCGCGGCAGCTCGCCTCCACCAAGCAATTCCTGGAGACGGTGCTCGACAACGTGCCGGCCTGCGTCGCCGCCAAGAGCATCGAGGACGGCCGCTACATCTTCGCCAACAGCGCCTATGAACGCTTCTGGGGCTTTTCGCGCGACCACGTCGTCGGCAAGAACGCGCGCGAGCTGTTCGCGCCGAAATCGGCCGCGAGCATCGAGGCGACCGACCGGACCGCGCTGCTGGCGCCGGACGGGCAGTATCGCAACGAGTTCGAGGTCGAGCGCGGCGGCGAGCGCCGCATGGTGGCCTCGATCCGGATCGTGGTCCGCAACGAAAGCAACAAGCCCGAATTCCTGATGCTGGTGTTCGAGGACATCACCGACCGCCGCTCGCTGTCGCAGGAGCTGGAGAGCACCAAGAAGTTCCTTGAGCTCGTGGTCGACAACATCCCGGTGGCGCTGATCGTCGAGCAGGTCAAGGATGGCCGCTATCTGCTCGCCAACCGCAGCGCCGAGACGATCCTCAACCGCAGGCGCGAGGAAGCCACGGGCCTGACCGCATCCGACATCTTCAATCCCAAGGAAGCCAAGCTGATCATCGCGCGCGACGAGGCCGCGATCAAGAAGCGCGGCATGATCACCGAAGAGCATCCGATCTCGACCAAGGACGGCCTGCGGCTGTTCCTGACCCGCCGCGCCACCGTGCTCAGCGATGCCGGCGAGCCGCAATATCTGATCAAGACCCACGAGGACGTCACCGACCGCCGGCAGACCGAGTCGCGCATGGCGCACATGGCCTATCACGACGGCCTGACGGACCTGCCGAACCGCGCCGCCTTCCTGCAGGCGCTGACCCAGATGATCGAGGCCTGCGAAGGCACCGGCGAGGAGTTCGCCGTCCTCTGCGTCGATCTCGACGGCCTCAAGGAGGTCAATGACGTCTTCGGCCATGCGCTCGGCGACAAGCTCCTGATCGAGGTGGCCCAGCGGCTCCAGGACTCCGCGCGCGGCGGCGTGGTGGCACGCCTGTCCGGCGACGAGTTCGGCCTCATCATCGACGGCAAGCAGCCGGAGGCGGGCCTCGCGCTGGCGCGGCAGATCGGCGAGGCCGTCGCCCAGGAATTCCAGATCGACGGCCGGCCGGTTCGCGCCGGCGTCACCACGGGCATGTCGATCTTCCCGCACAATGGCGCTGACGCGGCCTCGCTGCTCGCCAATGCCGGTGCGGCGCTGTTCCGCGCCAAGCAGAAGTCGCGCGGCACGATCAGCCTCTACCAGCCGGAGATGGACCAGCAGATCCGCGACCGCCGCGTGCTGCACCAGGACCTGTCGATGGCGATCAAGAACGGCGAGCTGTCACTCGCCTTCCAGCCGCAGGGCGTCGCGCGTCACAGCGTCGCCGAAAGCGACATCATCGGCTTCGAGGCCCTGGCGCGCTGGCAGCATCCGGTGCGCGGCCAGGTCTCGCCGGCCGAATTCATCCCGATCGCGGAAGAGAGCGGCCTGATCGTCGAGATGGGCGAGTGGATCCTGCGCGAGGCCTGCCGCGAGGCGGCATCCTGGCCGAATCCGCTCCAGGTCGCAGTCAACCTGTCGCCGGCGCAATTCATGCACGGCGACGTGGTCGGCCTCGTCCATTCGATCCTGATCGAGACGGGCCTTGCGCCCGGCCGGCTCGAGCTCGAAATCACCGAGGGCGTGCTGATCGAGGACTTCGACCGCGGCCTGGCGCTGCTCCGCCGGCTGAAGGCGCTCGGCGTGCGCATCTCCATGGACGATTTCGGCAGCGGCTATTCCTCGCTGAGCTATCTCCAGGCGTTCCCGTTCGACAAGATCAAGATCGACCGCGCCTTCATCATCAATCTTGGTCGCAATCCGCAATCGGCCGCAATCGTGCGCGCCGTGATCGATCTCGGCCACGGCCTCGAAATGTCGATCATCGCCGAGGGCGTCGAAACCGTCGAGCAGCTCGCCTTCCTCGCCAAGGAAGGCTGCGACGGCGTGCAGGGTTATCTGCTCGGCAAGCCGCTGCCGATCGGGAAATATGCCGGCCTCGTCGGCCGCGCCGAGGCCATGGAGCTTGCGCTCAAGACCGGCTAGAGCGTTTTCGAGCGAAGTGGCCGCCGGTTCGCGTCAAGAAAACGCGTCAAAATAAGAATCTAGAGCCCCGTTCTGATTTCATCGGAACGGAAATGGCTCTAGTGATGGTGAGCTTCGCTCCCACCCGACGGCTTCATGGCGGATTACGACCTTGCGATCATCGGCGGCGGCCTGAACGGTGTCAGCCTCGCCCGCGATGCGGCCGGCCGCGGCCTGCGCGTCATTCTGCTGGAGCAGGGCGATCTCGGCGGCGCAGCCTCGTCGGCGACGCCGCGGCTGGTCCATGGCGATCTGTCGGTGCTGGAGCGCCGCGGGTTCTGGCGGGTGCGCCGGGCGCTCGCCGAGCACCGGATCTGGCTTCGGATTGCGCCGCATCTGGTGCGGCCGATGCGTTTCGTCATCCCCGCCCATTCCGAGGAACGCCCGCCCTGGCTGCTGCGCGCCGGACTGTATGTCTATGACGGCCTGACGAAGCGAGGCGGCCTGCCGCCGTCAGCGACCCTCGACATCACGCATCATCCCGTCGGCAACGCGCTGAAACGTCCGTTCGGCATGGCGTTCGAATATTCGGACTGCGTGGTCGACGATTCCCGCCTGGTGGTGCTCACGGCGCTGGACGCCGCCGAACGCGGCGCGGCGATCTGTACCGGGGCGCGCTGCGTGCGCGCCGACAGGACCGACACCTGGCGGCTCGCGGTGGTCGATCGCGGCCACCGCCGCATCATTACGTCGCGCGCGCTCGCCAACACCACCGGCGCCTGGACTTCGATGGTCGCGGACACCGTGCTGCGGCAGCCGCAGCCTGCGATGGCGGCCACGCAGATGAGCCAGATCCTCGTGCCCAAGCTGTTCGAGTCCGACAATGTCTACGTCTTCCAGAACAGCGATGGACGGCTGATCTTCGCACAGCCCTTCGAGCGCGACTTCACGCTGATCGGCACGGTCACGCACGCGTTCACCGGCGATCCCGCCATCGTGGCGATGCCGGGTGCCGACGTCAGCTATCTCTGCGAGGCGGCGAGCCGCTATTTCCGCGAGCGTGTCGCCCCGACCGACGTGGTCCGGACGGTCTCCGGCGTCAACCTGACGCTGGCGTCCGCACGCGGGCGCGACGGCACCACGCTGTTCCACGCACGCCGGCGCAAGGCGCCGCTGATCACGATGTTCGGCGGCGACGTCACCACCTCGCGCCTGCGCGCCGAGCGCGCGGTGACGCGGCTGACGCCGTTCTATCCGATGTCGCGACCCTGGACGGCGGGTGCACCGCTGCCCGGCGGCGATTTCGCCTGGGATCGTTTCGACACCGAGGTCGACCTCGCGCGTGATCGCTGGCGTTTTTTGTCGGAGCCGCAAGCCCAGCGCCTGGTCGCGGCCTATGGCTCGCGCCTATCGACAGTACTCGGCGAGGCGAAGACCCGCGAAGAACTGGGCCCGGCTTTCGGCCCCGAGCTGACCGCTGCCGAGGTGCGCTATCTCATGACCTGCGAATGGGCACGTTTTCCGGAGGATATCCTCTGGCGTCGCTCCAAGCTTGGCCTGACGATGCCGGCCGCCGAACGCGATGCGCTGGCGGCGTTCATGGCGGGGGTGAGCTAGGCCGAGCCACGCTTGCCTGGCATTCCGCCGGGATCGCGAGCGCCATGACGGATGGCGTGGATAATGATCTCCTGGTCCCCAATCTCGTAGAAGACGAGAAATGGGTAGGGTGTTGTGGTTAGTCTTCGGATGTCCGGATCGTCAGTTCGTAGACCGATTTCGGGATGCGCGAGCAGCAGGCCGATCACGTCCTGAATACGCTTTTGAACGCGAACCGCTCCCTGAGGAGACGCTTCCGCAATGTAGGTCAGGATCGAATCGAGGTCGGCGAGCGCCGGAAGCGTATAGCGGAGCTTCACAGGCCGTGCTTGGCCCAAGTCGCGCGGACTTGAGCCTCGGTTGCAAATTCGCCTCGTTTGGCCGCCTCCTTGGATGCGGCAATTGCTGCCCTCTCATCATCCGAGAGGATGACGGGAGAGGCCGCTTCGGCGCCGGTGAGCTGCAGCACGATCCGCGCAATGTCATCCTGCGCGTCTGCCGGCAGACTGCGTGCGATCTCCAGGGCCCGGTCCAGCAACTTGGTCATGTTCTTGATCATACGCCTTTTGACGTCCGGCATGAAGGCCAATTTGGGACGACCCGCCCCGAGCCAGTTGAGCAAAGGCCGATCGGCCGCTAGCGTGCGGCGGAATCGGGGTTGGCAGGGACCATGACGGACGAGTTGCCCAGAACAGGCGCCGCGGCGGCGGCCGGCGGAAATGCGCTTCCTGCGGGCCAGCCGCTATTGCGCATCGAGAACGTCGCGAAGACCTTTGGGACGTTCCGGGCCGTGGACGGTGTCTCGCTGGATATCAAGGCCGGCGAGTTCTTTGCGCTTCTCGGCCCCTCCGGCTGCGGCAAGACCACGCTCTTGCGCATGCTCGCCGGCTTCGAGGCACCGGACGAGGGCCGCATTTTGCTCGGCGGCAAGGACATCGCGCAGGCGCTGCCGCATGAGCGTCCCATCAACATGATGTTCCAGAACTACGCGCTGTTCCCGCACCTCTCCGTGCGCGACAACATCGCCTTCGGCCTGAAACGCGCCGGCATGGCGCGCGCCGAGATCGCGACGCGCGTTGCGGAGATGGTCGCGCTGGTGAAGCTCGAGGGTCTTGAGAAGCGCAAGCCCGACCAGCTCTCCGGCGGCCAGCGCCAGCGTGTGGCGCTGGCGCGTGCATTGGCGCGCCGGCCGCAACTCCTGCTGCTCGACGAGCCGCTCGCAGCGCTGGACAAGAAGCTGCGCGAGAGCACGCAAGGCGAGCTGATGGAGTTGCAGCGCCAGCTCGGCACGACCTTCATCATCGTCACCCACGACCAGGAGGAGGCGATGACGATGGCGAGCCGGATCGGCGTGATGAAATCAGGCAAGCTTGCCCAGGTCGCGCGTCCCCGCGAGCTCTACGAGGCGCCGCGCTCGCGCTGGATCGCGGAGTTCGTCGGCGACATCAACCTGTTCGACGGCGAGACCAGATTGCGCGACGGTCATCGTCTGGTCATCGGCACGCGTGATGCGGGTCCGCTGGTGGTGGCCGATCCGCGCGAACCGGTCGGCGCAGGAAAATTTGCGGTCGCGATCCGCCCCGAGAAGGTCAAGCTGTCGCGGCGTGCACCCGTGAGCGAGGCCGGTCGTGAAACCGCGATCAACGCTCTCGACGGCGTGATCGACGACATCTGCTATCTCGGCGGCACCACCACCTACAAGGTGAAGCTCGACACCGGCGGGCTGATTGAGGCGTCTGTCGCCAACAGCGCGCGCCTCGACGTCGACGCCTACAGCCTGGACCAGCGCGTTGTCGCCTGGTTCACGCCCGACGATTGCATGGTGCTGCCGTCATGAGCTCGCGCCGCATCTTCGCAAGGCCTGCGCGCTTCGCCGCGATCGCGCCCTATGTCTGGATGGTGCTGTTCTTCCTGGTGCCGTTCGCCTTCGTGCTGAAGATCAGCCTGTCGCAGACCGCAATCGCGCAGCCGCCTTACGAGCCGGTGTTCGACCTGACGGCGGGATGGGAGGCGCTGAAGTCCGCCTTTGCCGCGCTGTCGATCGATAACTTCAAGCTGCTCGGCTCTGACGACATCTACGTGTTCGCCTATGTGCGCAGCCTCACTGTCGCCGTCACGGCGACCGCGCTGTTGCTGCTGATCGGCTATCCCATCGCCTATGGCATGGCGCGATTGCCCAAGCGCTGGCAGGCGGTGGCGATGGTGCTGGTGATCGTGCCGTTCTGGACCTCGTTCCTGATCCGCATCTATGCCTGGATCAACATCCTCCAGCATGACGGCCTGCTCAACCAGATCCTGCTGGCGCTGCATCTGGTCAGCCAGCCCGTGGTCTGGCTCTCCACCGACGGCGCGATGTATATCGGCATCGTCTATTCCTATCTGCCGTTCATGATCCTGCCGCTCTACGCCACGCTCGCCAAGATGGAGCCGGCGCTGGAGGAGGCGGCCTCCGATCTCGGCGCACCGCCCTGGCAGGTGTTCTGGCTCGTCACCTTTCCGTTGTCGCTGCCCGGCGTCGGCGCCGGCGTGCTGCTCTGCTTCATCCCGATCGTCGGGGAGTTCGTCATTCCCGACCTTTTGGCCGGCTCCAATTCGCTGATGATCGGCCAGACCCTGTGGCTCGAATTCTTCACCAACAAGGACTGGCCGGTCGCCTCCGCCGCGGCGATCGTGCTGCTGGTGGTGCTGCTGCTGCCGCTGCTGCTCTACGAGCGGCTGCAGAAGCGGCAGCTGGAGCAGGGGCGCTGAGCCATGCGCAAGGTCTCCCGCCTGTCCCGCTTCAACGTCGCCTCGCTCGCGCTGGGGCTGGCGTTCCTTTATCTGCCGATCCTGATCCTCGTCATCTATTCCTTCAACGCCTCGCGGCTGGTGACGGTGTGGGGCGGCTGGTCGCTGCGCTGGTACCGCGAGTTCTTCAATGACCGCGCCATGATCGAGGCGGCCTGGATGAGCTTGCGGGTCGCGGTCGCCTCCGCGACCATCGCGACGCTGCTCGGCACGCTCGCGGCAGTGGCGCTCTCGCGCGGCGAGCGGTTCCGCGGCCGCACGCTGTTCTCAGGCATGCTCTATGCGCCGCTGGTGATGCCGGAGGTGATCACCGGCCTGTCGCTGCTGCTGCTGTTCGTGGCGCTGAATGCAGAGCGCGGCTTCTGGACGGTGACGATCGCGCACACCACGCTGACGATGTGCTTCGTCGCGGTGGTGGTGCAGTCCCGCCTCGGCTCGCTCGACCGCTCGCTGGAGGAAGCGGCGATGGATCTCGGCTGCAACCCGGTCCGCGCGTTCGTGTCCGTGACGCTGCCGCTGATCGCGCCCGCGATCGTCGCAGGCTGGATGCTGGCGTTCACGCTCTCGCTGGACGATCTCGTGATCGCCAGCTTCACCACCGGCCCAGGTTCGGCGACGCTGCCGATCCGGATCTATTCGGAGGTGCGGCTCGGCGTGAAGCCCGAGATCAACGCGATCTGCACGCTGGTGATCGGCCTGATCGCGGTCGTCATCGTGATCGCCTCGCTCGCCTCGAAACTGTCGAGCTCGCAGGGCGAGAGCGCGGCGCCGCTGTAGCCGTCCAACACATCATATATGGTGCTCAGGCACCACCTGACATAGTTAACAATTCATATAGCTTATCTGGCTATCGTCACCTCGCTTGGGGAAGAGGGCGATGAAGCGGCTTTATATTGGTGTGGCCAGCACGGTTCTGGCGTTACTCTGTCTCACTGTTCCGCCGTCGGCTGCTGCGACCCAGATGGTGTCGCTGGTGTACAACGGTTCGCCGCAGTCGCCGCAGCAGATCGGCTCCGACGAATTCCGCCGCAAGCTCGCCGAGACCGCACAGGGCCGCATCATCCTCGATGCACGCGCCGGCAACGCGATGGGCAGTGAGACGGCGATCCTGGCCGCCATGCGCAGTGGCGTGGTCGACATGGCGACGCTGTCGGGCTCGGTGGTCAGCTCCGCCGTGCCGGAGTTCGGCGTGTTCGACGTGCCGTTCCTGTTCCGCGATGCCGCGCAGGCCAAGGCTGTCGCGGAGGGGCCGGTCGGCGCGCTGTTCGCCAAGCATTTCGCCGACAAGGGATTGGTGCTGCTCGCGATCGGCAAGCAGGGCTTTCGCAACGTGACCAATTCGAAGCGGCCGATACAGACACCCGCGGATCTCCGGGGCCTGAAGATCCGCGTGCTCCCGAACGAGGTCTATCAGATGACCTTCAAGGCGCTGGGCGCCGAGGTCGTGCCGATGGAATTCACGCTGGTGTATTCCGCACTGAAGGACGGCCGTATCGACGGGCAGGAGAACCCGGTCGCGACGATTGCCGCCAGCCATCTCGAGGAGGTGCAGAAATATGCCAGCCTGACGGGCCATTTCTTCGCTCCCATTGCTTTCGTTGCCAATCGCGATGCGTTCCAGGCTCTCACGCCCGCGGACCAGGTCGCGATCATCGCCGCGGCAAAGGCCGGCGCGGAGGCGACCTGGAAGAGTGGCGTCGCGGAGGAGACGAAGAAAATCGAGGAGCTTCGCAAGGGCGGCATGGAGATCATCGAAAAGGTCGACCGCCAACCCTTCATCGATGCCGTGAAGCCTCTCGAGCCCGAGTTCGAGAAGCGCTTCGGCAAGGATCTGCTCGCCCGGATCCGGGCGACGCCGTAATCGCGCGGGAAACATCATGAACCTGTCATTGATCCTGTCACGCATCGGCATCCGCCCGCGCATCTTCGGCGGCTTCGCGCTGGTGCTGGGTTTCCTCTGCGTGCTGGCGCTGCTCGCCGTCATG
The genomic region above belongs to Bradyrhizobium arachidis and contains:
- a CDS encoding ABC transporter permease; its protein translation is MRKVSRLSRFNVASLALGLAFLYLPILILVIYSFNASRLVTVWGGWSLRWYREFFNDRAMIEAAWMSLRVAVASATIATLLGTLAAVALSRGERFRGRTLFSGMLYAPLVMPEVITGLSLLLLFVALNAERGFWTVTIAHTTLTMCFVAVVVQSRLGSLDRSLEEAAMDLGCNPVRAFVSVTLPLIAPAIVAGWMLAFTLSLDDLVIASFTTGPGSATLPIRIYSEVRLGVKPEINAICTLVIGLIAVVIVIASLASKLSSSQGESAAPL
- a CDS encoding TRAP transporter substrate-binding protein, whose amino-acid sequence is MKRLYIGVASTVLALLCLTVPPSAAATQMVSLVYNGSPQSPQQIGSDEFRRKLAETAQGRIILDARAGNAMGSETAILAAMRSGVVDMATLSGSVVSSAVPEFGVFDVPFLFRDAAQAKAVAEGPVGALFAKHFADKGLVLLAIGKQGFRNVTNSKRPIQTPADLRGLKIRVLPNEVYQMTFKALGAEVVPMEFTLVYSALKDGRIDGQENPVATIAASHLEEVQKYASLTGHFFAPIAFVANRDAFQALTPADQVAIIAAAKAGAEATWKSGVAEETKKIEELRKGGMEIIEKVDRQPFIDAVKPLEPEFEKRFGKDLLARIRATP